A section of the Paenibacillus yonginensis genome encodes:
- a CDS encoding class I SAM-dependent methyltransferase yields MTDHYYSSKPEAAHDRRTIETVLRGRKFRFTSDAGVFSKQGVDYGSKVLIEAMQVGSGDQVLDVGCGYGPIGLSAAVMADSGHVTMIDVNERAVQLATDNAKANSISNVTVLQSDIYSNVPGAERFDTILTNPPIRAGKSVVHAVFEGAYARLKPGGSLWIVIQKKQGAPSAKEKLEQLFSSVEEVTKDKGYRIFKAVK; encoded by the coding sequence ATGACAGATCACTATTATTCCAGTAAACCCGAAGCGGCACATGACAGGCGGACGATTGAAACGGTCCTTCGCGGACGCAAGTTTCGATTTACAAGCGATGCAGGTGTTTTCTCCAAACAAGGGGTAGACTACGGCAGTAAAGTGCTGATTGAAGCGATGCAGGTTGGAAGCGGAGATCAGGTGCTGGATGTAGGATGCGGCTACGGGCCTATTGGCCTGTCGGCAGCGGTGATGGCGGATAGCGGACATGTGACAATGATTGACGTAAACGAACGGGCTGTTCAGCTTGCGACCGACAACGCCAAAGCTAATAGCATTTCTAATGTGACGGTCCTTCAAAGCGATATCTATTCCAATGTACCGGGAGCCGAAAGGTTCGATACAATTCTGACCAATCCGCCGATCCGGGCCGGGAAAAGTGTTGTTCATGCGGTGTTTGAAGGGGCTTATGCTCGTTTGAAGCCGGGTGGATCTCTTTGGATCGTGATTCAGAAGAAGCAGGGTGCGCCTTCTGCCAAAGAGAAGCTGGAACAGCTCTTTAGTTCCGTAGAGGAAGTTACGAAAGATAAAGGTTATCGAATTTTCAAAGCTGTCAAATAA
- the rplL gene encoding 50S ribosomal protein L7/L12 — translation MSKETILEEIKGMSVLELNELVKAIEEEFGVTAAAPVVVAGGGGAAEAAEQSEFDVILTNAGASKINVIKVVREITGLGLKEAKDLVDNAPKPLKEKVAKEEAEAVKAKLEEAGATVEVK, via the coding sequence ATGAGCAAAGAAACAATCTTGGAAGAAATTAAAGGTATGTCCGTTCTTGAACTGAACGAATTGGTTAAAGCAATCGAAGAAGAATTCGGCGTAACTGCTGCAGCTCCAGTTGTAGTAGCAGGTGGCGGCGGCGCAGCTGAAGCTGCTGAGCAATCCGAGTTCGACGTAATCTTGACTAACGCTGGTGCTTCCAAAATCAACGTTATCAAAGTCGTTCGCGAAATCACTGGCCTGGGTCTGAAAGAAGCAAAAGACCTGGTAGACAACGCTCCAAAACCATTGAAAGAAAAAGTAGCTAAAGAAGAAGCAGAAGCTGTTAAAGCTAAATTGGAAGAAGCAGGCGCAACTGTAGAAGTTAAATAA
- the rplJ gene encoding 50S ribosomal protein L10 encodes MANAKVIESKQAAVDAVASKLKSSPTTVIADYRGLNVSQVTELRKQLREAGVEFQVLKNTLVRRATAATELTELDEVLTGPTAIAFGADDAVAPAKILSDFAKKNEALKIKGGVVEGRVVGVDQIKALADLPSREGLLSMLLSVLQAPVRNFALAVKAVADKGEGEASA; translated from the coding sequence TTGGCAAACGCAAAAGTAATCGAGTCCAAACAGGCAGCGGTTGACGCGGTGGCTTCCAAGCTGAAATCCAGCCCAACTACAGTTATTGCGGACTATCGTGGTCTTAATGTTTCCCAAGTTACGGAACTGCGCAAGCAGCTTCGCGAAGCGGGTGTTGAGTTTCAAGTATTGAAAAACACGCTCGTTCGTCGTGCGACTGCAGCTACGGAACTGACTGAACTTGATGAAGTTCTGACAGGTCCTACTGCTATTGCATTCGGTGCGGATGATGCTGTAGCGCCCGCAAAAATTCTGAGCGATTTCGCGAAGAAAAACGAAGCTTTGAAAATTAAAGGTGGCGTCGTTGAAGGTCGTGTAGTTGGCGTTGATCAAATTAAAGCGCTGGCTGATCTTCCATCCCGCGAAGGTCTCCTTTCCATGCTCCTCAGCGTGCTTCAAGCTCCAGTTCGCAACTTTGCGCTGGCAGTCAAAGCCGTTGCAGACAAAGGCGAAGGCGAAGCAAGCGCGTAA
- the rplA gene encoding 50S ribosomal protein L1 — MAKHGKKYLEAAKLIDSEATYEPSEAVELVKKAATAKFDETVEVAVRLGVDPRKQDQAVRGVVVLPHGTGKTQRVLVFAKGEKAKEAEAAGADFVGDQDMINKIQQGWFEFDVCVATPDMMSEVGKLGRLLGGKGLMPNPKAGTVTFDVTKAVQEIKAGKIEYRLDKAGQIHAPIGKASFSAEQLNENLKALVDALNRAKPAAAKGVYLKNIAVSSTMGPSVRVATSVYR; from the coding sequence ATGGCTAAACACGGTAAGAAATACCTTGAAGCTGCTAAGCTGATCGACAGCGAAGCAACTTATGAGCCTTCAGAAGCTGTTGAGCTTGTGAAGAAGGCAGCTACTGCCAAATTCGACGAAACCGTTGAAGTTGCAGTACGTCTGGGCGTTGACCCTCGTAAACAAGACCAAGCCGTTCGTGGTGTTGTTGTCCTGCCTCACGGCACAGGTAAAACACAACGCGTATTGGTATTCGCCAAAGGCGAGAAAGCAAAAGAAGCGGAAGCTGCTGGTGCTGACTTCGTAGGCGATCAAGACATGATCAACAAAATCCAACAAGGCTGGTTCGAGTTCGATGTCTGCGTAGCTACACCGGACATGATGAGCGAAGTTGGTAAATTGGGTCGTCTTCTCGGCGGTAAAGGCCTTATGCCTAACCCTAAAGCCGGTACGGTTACATTTGATGTAACTAAAGCCGTTCAAGAAATCAAAGCAGGTAAAATCGAGTACCGTCTGGATAAAGCTGGTCAAATCCATGCTCCAATCGGTAAAGCTTCCTTCAGCGCTGAACAGCTGAACGAGAACTTGAAAGCATTGGTTGATGCTTTGAACCGTGCTAAACCTGCAGCAGCTAAAGGCGTTTACTTGAAGAACATCGCCGTTTCCTCGACGATGGGACCAAGCGTCCGCGTTGCTACTTCTGTTTACAGATAA
- the rplK gene encoding 50S ribosomal protein L11 gives MAKKVIKVVKLQIPAGKANPAPPVGPALGQAGVNIMAFCKEFNARTADQAGLIIPVEISVFEDRSFTFITKTPPAAVLLRVAAKIEKGSGEPNKKKVATVKRDTVRQIAEQKMPDLNAASVEAAMRMVEGTARSMGITIQD, from the coding sequence ATGGCTAAAAAGGTAATCAAAGTTGTCAAACTGCAAATTCCTGCGGGTAAAGCGAATCCAGCTCCTCCAGTAGGTCCGGCTCTCGGTCAAGCAGGTGTTAACATCATGGCTTTCTGTAAGGAGTTTAACGCTCGTACGGCTGACCAGGCTGGTTTGATCATTCCGGTTGAAATTTCCGTATTTGAAGACCGTTCTTTCACATTCATTACGAAAACTCCACCGGCTGCAGTATTGCTTCGCGTAGCTGCCAAAATCGAGAAAGGTTCCGGCGAACCTAACAAGAAGAAAGTAGCAACAGTTAAACGTGATACTGTTCGTCAAATTGCAGAACAAAAAATGCCTGACCTGAACGCGGCTTCCGTTGAAGCAGCTATGCGTATGGTTGAAGGTACTGCCCGCAGTATGGGTATCACAATCCAAGACTAA
- the nusG gene encoding transcription termination/antitermination protein NusG — MEKRWYVVHTYSGYENKVKANLEKRVESMGMEDKIFRVLVPMEEEVVNKDGKKKTVMRKVYPGYVLVEMIQTDDSWYVVRNTPGVTGFVGSTGSGSKPTPLLPEEVEQILHHMGLQEPKPSIEFEIKESVRIKVGPFANFVGSVEEVLADKSKVKVHVNMFGRETPLELDYTQVEKL, encoded by the coding sequence ATGGAAAAAAGATGGTACGTAGTTCATACCTATTCCGGGTATGAGAATAAGGTCAAAGCCAATTTGGAGAAACGCGTCGAGTCAATGGGCATGGAAGACAAGATTTTCCGGGTTCTTGTTCCTATGGAAGAAGAAGTAGTAAACAAAGACGGCAAGAAGAAGACTGTCATGCGCAAAGTTTACCCTGGTTATGTTTTGGTGGAAATGATCCAGACCGACGATTCCTGGTATGTTGTCCGCAATACGCCTGGGGTAACCGGATTTGTAGGTTCTACGGGATCCGGCTCCAAACCAACTCCGCTCCTTCCAGAGGAAGTGGAACAAATTCTTCATCATATGGGGCTGCAAGAGCCTAAACCGTCAATTGAGTTTGAGATCAAGGAATCCGTACGGATTAAAGTGGGTCCATTCGCCAATTTTGTCGGGTCTGTTGAAGAAGTGCTTGCCGACAAGAGTAAAGTCAAGGTTCACGTCAACATGTTTGGCCGGGAAACCCCGCTTGAACTGGACTATACGCAAGTCGAAAAGCTCTAG
- the secE gene encoding preprotein translocase subunit SecE → MKRSFKSMFSFFSESWAELKKVRWPNRKELTNYTLIVLGTIVVVAVYFWVIDIGISAVIEAII, encoded by the coding sequence ATGAAACGCAGTTTCAAGTCGATGTTTTCTTTTTTCTCCGAAAGCTGGGCTGAACTTAAAAAGGTTCGCTGGCCCAATCGTAAAGAGTTGACGAATTACACGCTGATTGTGCTGGGTACAATTGTAGTTGTCGCCGTTTACTTTTGGGTTATTGACATCGGTATCTCCGCTGTGATCGAAGCGATAATTTAA
- the rpmG gene encoding 50S ribosomal protein L33 — protein MRVIITLACTNCKQRNYTTTKNKRNHPDRMEMKKFCKFCNEQTPHRETR, from the coding sequence ATGCGGGTAATTATTACGTTGGCTTGTACGAATTGCAAACAAAGAAACTACACGACAACAAAGAACAAGCGTAACCACCCCGACCGCATGGAGATGAAGAAATTTTGCAAGTTCTGTAACGAGCAAACTCCTCATCGCGAAACCAGATAG
- the sigH gene encoding RNA polymerase sporulation sigma factor SigH gives MSVDLNLFITSDYEILSDEDIVESVRSGDSEALEYLIHKYRSFVRAKARSYFLIGADREDIIQEGMIGLYKSIRDYKGDKLSSFKAFAELCITRQIITAIKTATRQKHIPLNSYVSLDKPIYDEDSDRTLLDVICGSQVCDPEELIINQEEFTGLEDKMSEILSDLERKVLMLYLDGRSYQEISVDLKRHVKSIDNALQRVKRKLERYLEVRDGL, from the coding sequence TTGAGTGTCGACCTCAACTTATTCATAACATCAGATTATGAAATTCTGAGTGACGAAGATATCGTAGAATCTGTCCGCTCTGGGGACAGTGAAGCCCTGGAATATCTGATTCACAAATACCGGAGTTTCGTCCGCGCCAAAGCAAGGTCCTATTTCTTGATCGGGGCGGATCGGGAAGACATTATCCAGGAAGGCATGATTGGTCTCTATAAGTCCATTCGCGACTACAAAGGAGACAAGCTTTCGTCTTTCAAGGCGTTTGCCGAGCTCTGCATTACGAGACAGATCATCACGGCGATCAAGACAGCCACAAGACAGAAACATATCCCGCTCAATTCTTATGTCTCGCTGGACAAGCCTATTTATGACGAAGATTCCGATCGCACGCTGCTGGATGTCATTTGCGGCTCCCAGGTTTGTGATCCGGAGGAATTGATCATCAACCAGGAAGAGTTTACCGGTCTTGAGGACAAGATGTCCGAAATCTTGAGCGATCTTGAACGCAAGGTGCTGATGCTTTATCTGGACGGTCGTTCCTATCAGGAAATTTCCGTCGATTTAAAGCGGCATGTGAAGTCGATCGACAATGCGCTGCAGCGAGTCAAGCGTAAGCTGGAGCGTTATCTGGAAGTCCGTGACGGTTTATAA
- a CDS encoding NYN domain-containing protein: MVEVQNVLLVDGYNMIGAWPELAELAKIGMQEARDRLLERLADFQAFSGWKVIAVFDAYQVPGLGKAFKQRKVQIYFTKEKETADECIERLVGELSNRLRRIYVATSDMIEQHVIFGQGALRLSARELHTMLEQNERELKERIVEEGRTSSRNTVAGKLSPELLIELERLRRQ, translated from the coding sequence ATGGTAGAGGTGCAGAATGTGCTCCTCGTGGACGGTTATAATATGATCGGCGCCTGGCCCGAGCTGGCCGAGCTGGCCAAAATCGGCATGCAGGAGGCGCGGGACCGGCTGCTGGAGCGGCTGGCCGATTTTCAGGCTTTTTCCGGCTGGAAGGTGATTGCCGTATTCGACGCTTACCAGGTGCCTGGGTTGGGCAAAGCCTTTAAACAGCGGAAAGTGCAGATTTATTTTACGAAGGAAAAAGAAACGGCCGATGAGTGCATCGAGCGGCTTGTGGGCGAGCTGAGCAACCGGCTGCGCCGCATCTATGTGGCCACCAGCGATATGATCGAACAGCATGTGATTTTTGGGCAGGGAGCCCTGAGGCTTTCGGCCCGGGAGCTGCATACGATGCTGGAGCAGAACGAGCGGGAGCTGAAGGAAAGGATTGTCGAGGAGGGTCGAACCTCAAGCCGAAATACGGTAGCCGGCAAGCTTTCTCCGGAGCTGCTAATTGAACTGGAACGCTTGCGGAGGCAATAA
- the rlmB gene encoding 23S rRNA (guanosine(2251)-2'-O)-methyltransferase RlmB, with amino-acid sequence MEQEQQEWIGGKHSLLEALRAGRTINKIWIAEGAQKHLTAPIIAEARKLGIITQTVDKRKLDQMVPDLQHQGVVAQVAPYAYAEVEDLLEAANDSGRPPFLLILDEIEDPHNLGSILRTAECTGVHGVILPKRRSASITATVSKTSAGAVEYVPVARVTNLAQTIDQLKEAGIWVVGTDVEAQEGIYDTNIFTGPVAVVIGNENKGMGRLIKEKCDVLVKLPMAGKLNSLNASVAAGVVMYEVLRRREQG; translated from the coding sequence ATGGAACAGGAACAACAGGAATGGATCGGCGGGAAACACTCGCTGCTGGAGGCTTTGAGGGCCGGCCGGACCATCAATAAAATATGGATCGCCGAAGGTGCCCAAAAGCATCTGACAGCACCGATTATCGCCGAAGCCAGAAAGCTTGGCATTATTACGCAAACTGTCGATAAACGCAAGCTGGATCAGATGGTGCCTGATTTGCAGCATCAGGGCGTTGTGGCTCAGGTGGCGCCTTATGCTTATGCAGAAGTGGAAGATTTGCTGGAAGCGGCAAATGATTCCGGCCGGCCTCCTTTTTTGCTGATTTTGGATGAAATCGAGGACCCGCACAACCTTGGCTCTATCTTGCGTACGGCTGAGTGTACCGGGGTGCATGGCGTAATTTTGCCGAAGCGCCGCTCGGCCTCCATCACGGCTACGGTGTCCAAAACCTCGGCGGGGGCTGTTGAGTATGTGCCGGTAGCGCGAGTCACCAATCTGGCCCAGACGATTGACCAGCTGAAAGAAGCGGGCATTTGGGTTGTCGGCACGGATGTGGAAGCGCAGGAAGGCATTTACGATACAAACATTTTTACGGGACCTGTAGCGGTGGTTATCGGGAACGAGAACAAAGGCATGGGCAGGCTGATCAAAGAAAAATGTGACGTGCTGGTCAAACTCCCCATGGCGGGAAAATTGAATTCGCTGAACGCGTCCGTGGCAGCCGGTGTCGTGATGTATGAAGTGCTGCGCCGGCGCGAGCAGGGCTAG